GCCTTCGCCGGTGTCACGGTCGCGGTCGCGCTCGCCGGGCTCGGCCTGACCGGGGTGCCGCTGCTGCGGACGCTCGCCTGGACGTGCGGGATCGCGGTCGGGTTCGCCGTCCTCGCCGCGCTCACCCTGCTGCCCGCGCTGACCTCGCTCGCCGGGGGGCGGCTCGCCAGCGGCGGGGCGCTGCACACCCGGTTGGCCCGCCGCGCCGGCCCCGGTGGTCACTGGGCGCGGCTGGCCGACCGGGTGACCCGCCGGCCCCTGGCGGCCGGCGGGGTGGCGCTCGTGCTGCTGGTCCTGCTCGCCGCGCCGGCGACCGACCTGCGGCCGGGCCAGCTGGACGCCGGGTCCTCGCCGGAGTCCACCGCCGTCCGCCAGGCCCACGACGCCGTGTCGGCGGCGTTCGGCCCGGGCGCGGGCACGCCGATCACGGTGCTCGGCCGGCTGCCGACGCCGGTCACCGGTCCCGACGACCCCCGGCTGCCCCCGCTCGTGGCGGCGGTGCGGGACCAGCCCGGGGTGGCCGCCGTCGGTCCGGTGACGCCGTTCGGGGACGGGCGGGTCGTCACGGTCCAGGTGATCGCCTCGACCTCGGGCGGCGACCCGGCGACGGCGGACCTCGTCCACCGCCTGCGCGGCCGGTCGGTGCCGGGCATGACCGTGCACGTCGGCGGCAACACCGCCGCCCGGGTGGACCTGGCCGACCGGGTCGGCGACAGGCTGCCGCTGGTGATCGGGGTCGTGCTGCTGCTGTCGGTCGCGGTCCTGCTGGCGGCCTTCCGGGCACCGCTGCTCGCCCTCAAGGCGGCCGTGGTGGACCTGGTCTCGATCGGGGCGGCCTACGGCGTCCTGACGGCGGTGTTCACCCGGGGGTGGGGGGTGACGTGGATCGGGCTCTCCGGCCCGGTGCCCGTCCCGAGCTTCGTGCCGCTCATGCTCTTCGCCCTGCTGTTCGGCCTGTCGATGGACTACGAGGTGTTCCTGCTGAGCGAGGTCCGCCGGCGCTGGGACCTGACCGGGGACAACCTGCGGTCGGTCCGCGAGGGCCTGGTCGGCACCGGCGGCGTGATCACCGCGGCGGCGGCGATCATGGTCGGGGTCTTCCTCGCGTTCGTGCCCAACGACGACCCGACGATCAAGATGTTCGGCGTCGGCATGGCGGTCGCGATCGCCGTGGACGCGACCGTCGTGCGCTGCCTGCTCGTGCCGGCCACGATGGCGGTGCTCGGCGACCTCAACTGGTGGGCGCCGGGGCGCGGGCGGGTGCGTGCCGCCGAGCCGGGCTGACGATAGGTGAAGTCGCTCTTCGAGGTGACCGTGCCCGCAGACCGCGGTCCGCCGGTGCCCGCGGCGGCCGAACCGTCGAGGGCCGGTCTGGTCGGCGTGCGGGGGTGGTCGCCCGGGTCAGGTGCCGGTGATCGTGAGGGTGACGACGCCGGTGCGGCGGGTGAGGCCGGGGTGCAGGCAGTCGAGCGGGTTGATCGTGGGGCCGGTGATGACGCTGACGGCCGCGTCGCCGGTGAACAGGCCGGAGGTGATGGCGCCGGTCAGCGTGGTGACGGCGTTGCCGCCGATGTTGGTGACGGTGCGGTTGTAGGTGAACGTGCTGGACTGGCCGGTGTTCCAGGTGATGGTCGTCTGCCCGGTGCCGGGTTCGGCGAGGTCGAGGCAGGAGGCGGTGCGCTGGACCGAGGCGCTGGTGGTTCCGGAGGTCGGGCCGGGCACGGTGGCGGGGATGCAGGGGGCGAGGACGTGGTTGACGCCGATGGTCTGCGGGGTGGGGGTGAGCAGCAGTCCGGGGCTGTAGGTGACGGTCTCGGTGCCGGCGCAGGTCAGGTCGAGGGGATCGGCGGTGGCGGCCGGTGCGAGGGCCGGCAGTGAGGTCGTGAGGGCGGCGGCCACGAGGAGCGCGCGCAGGCGCCCGGTCACGGGGTTCGTTTTGACGGAGGAACGCGTCATGGTCCCACTTCCCGAAGTCGAGTGGAGACCGAACAGCATATCCGGCGGATTCGGCGCGACAATCGACGAAGCGGGTGAGCGGTAGGACGAAAATTGCGGAAACGAAACAACCGGCAGTAGTCCGGGATGGACTTCCTTCCATTCGACCGCAGGTCAGGGCGCAGACCGGCGACGACGTCGCCGCGAATTTACCGCACTTGCAGAGGTCAAATGAGCGATGGCGGCCGGCCATGGTTGTGGAGTTGTGAGGGTCAGTCAGGTCCGGGCGTGGACATTCAGGTTGTCCCAGATCCACCAGCGAGGCGCGCCGCCCGACTGCGCCCTTTCGGCGGCCTCGGGCCCGATGAGCCGGAACCTGCGGCGACCTTCTCCACTGACCCACACCCACCCGCAGCTCCGCCGCGACCGCCGTGGTCTTCTCACCTCGGGCGAACCGCTCACCGGCGTCCAACGGGACCGCCACCCGACCCGGGCGTCGGTAATGGCGTGGGCGCCGCACGGGGAAGCTGGATAAGGTTCGGCGGCTACAGCCGTCGCGCGGCCGGATCGCGGCCGTCCGACACGTGCGCACGCGGGCCCCGGGGAGGTCCCGCGCCCATCCCGAACGGCGGAGGACCGTGCGAGACCACCCGACCGGCACCGCGGAGCAGATCGTCCCGGCCAACGGCATCGAGCTCTGCCACGAGACCTTCGGCGACCCGCGGCACCCCGTGCTGCTGCTGGTCATGGGCCTGGGCTTCCAGCTCGTGCACTGGCCGGACGGGTTCTGCCGGCGGCTGGCCGACCGCGGCTTCTTCGTGGTCCGGTTCGACAACCGCGACGCGGGCCGCTCGACCCACCTGCCCGGGACCGACTACGCGCTGGTCGACATGGCCGCCGACGCCGTCGGGCTCCTCGACGCGCTCGGCGCCGACCGCGCCCACGTGGTCGGCGCGTCGATGGGCGGGATGATCGCCCAGGTCATGGCCGCGCACCACCCGTCACGGGTGCTGAGCCTGGCGTCGCTCATGTCCACCACCGGCCGCCGCGGCAAGGGCCGCACCTCGCCACGGCTGATCCGCCACCTGTTCTCCCGAACCGCCCGCACCGAGCAGCAGGCCGTCGAGCGGCGGGTGCGGTTGTTCGAGACCGTCGGCTCCCCCGGCTTCGAGCAGGACTTCGAGGAGATCAGGCGGGCCGCCGCGCTCTCGTTCCGCCGCGACCCCGACCACCGGGGAGGCCGGCGCCGGCAGTACCGGGCGGTGCGCGCGGCCGGTGACCGGACCGATCAGCTCGCGCGGGTCACGGCGCCGACGGTGGTCGTCCACGGCACGGCGGACCTCGTGTGCCACCACTCCGGCGGCGAGGCGACCGCGGCCGCGATCGGCGGTGCGCGACTCGTACTCGTCCCGGGCATGGGGCACGACCTCCCGCCCGGCGCGTGGCCGACCATCGTGGACGCGATCGTCGACAACGCCCGCCGCGCCCGCTGACCGGGCCGGTCAGGGCGGGGGTTCGGCGAAGGCGCCGGCGGTCGCGGCGAGGACGGCGGTCCGGGCGGCCTGGTCGGGCAGCTCCGGGTCGGGTGGTGCGTGGAGCAGCACCAGGTGGTGGTACAGGGGCGCGGTGGCGGCGACCAGCAGCCGCCGGGCGTTGGTGCGCGGTGGGAGTTCGGCGCGCTCGACGGCCCGGCTGACGATGGCCTCGCAGCGCCGGTACCGGTCCTCCCAGAGCCGTCGTTGGGCCAGTTCGGCCTTCTCGGAGCGGAACGAGGCGGCGATCAGGGCCGCCACGACCGGCGGCTCCGCGACCAGCGAGTCGTGGATCTCCCGGTTCAGCGCCGCCAGGTCCCCGTGCAGTGAGCCGGTGTCCGGGGGCTGCCAGTCGTCGTCGCCCGCCGCGTCCAGGACGTCGGCGAGCAGGCCGCCGACGTCGCCCCAGCGCCGGTAGACCGTCGCGCGGTGCACGCCGGCCCGGGTGGCGACGGCCTCCGCGGTGAGCCCGTCGTAACCGTGCTCGGCCAGTTCCGCGAGGACCGCGTCGAGCACCTGTCGACGGGTGCGGGCGGTTCGGCCGCCGGGGCGGCGGCGTGGTGCCGGGGAGGTCATCGCTGGTGATCCCGTTTGCTCGGCGGGCGGGGGCATGACAGGATCTTAATGTAACAGTTGTCGCGATAAGGGGGACGACCCGTGACGCCCGCCGATCCGACCGTGCTGCACCCGGTACCCGGCCAGCCGCGGGTGGTGCTGCTCAAACCGCTGGTCACCTCGCCGCTGATCGAGGTCGGGGAGTTCTCCTACTACGACGACCCCGACGACCCGACCGCCTTCGAGACCCGCAACGTGCTCTACCACTACGGGCCGGAGCGGCTGGTCATCGGGAAGTTCTGCGCGCTGGGCGAGGGCGTGCGGTTCGTCATGAACGGCGCCAACCACCGGATGGACGGCCCGTCGACGTTCCCGTTCCCGATCATGGGCGGCTCCTGGGCCGGGCACTTCGACCTCGTCACCGGCCTGCCCGGACGGGGCGACACCGTGGTGGGCCACGACGTGTGGATCGGCTACCGGACCATGGTGATGCCCGGGGTGCGCATCGGCCACGGGGCGATCGTCGCCTCCGGGTCCGTGGTCGTCGACGACGTCCCCGACTACGGCATCGTCGGCGGCAACCCCGCCAGGCTCGTCCGCCGCCGCTACGACGACGCCGACGTCGCGCGGCTGGTGGCCCTGGCCTGGTGGGACTGGCCGCTCGAACACCTCACCGAGCACATCCGCACCGTCATGTCCGGCAGCGTCGACGAGCTGGAGGACGCGGCACCCCGCCGGTAGTCCACTCCGGACCCCTGGACACCGCAGGCACTCCCGGATCGAGCCGTCGGCATGTCAGTCCCGTCCCCCGGCAGCCCGTTCACCGACCGGCTGCGCGACATCATCGGCGACGCGCGCGTCGTCGCGACCGGCGAGCACTCCCACTTCATCGACGAGTTCGACTCGCTGCGCCGGCGGGTCCCGCGGTTCCTGGTCGAGCGCCGCGGGTTCACCGCGCCGGCGTTCGAGTACGGCTTCGCCGGAGGACTCCCCCTCGACGCGTGGGTGCGGGGCGAGGGCGCCGACATCCCGGCGGCAGGCGGCTCCCCGCGCTCGCCCCGGTCGCCGCCTACCTGCGCCGGGTCGACCCGGAGGTGCTGCCGGTGGTCGAGGCGGCGACGCGGATCGCCGAGTCCGGCGACCGGTACGACCACGACGTCGCCTCGCGCTGCCTGGAAGCCGCTTGCCAGGGCGACTACGGACGCCCTGGGCGACGACTACTTCGCCCTCGGCCTGACGAGCACCACCGGGCGGACCGCGGAGATGCGCCGCGACGGGGGAACGCCTTTCGGCTTCGCCATCGACGGCACCCCGCCGGGGCCGCCCGAGCCGGGCAGCGTCGAAGCCGCCTTCGCCGACGCGGGGCTCGGACTCCACATCGCCGACCTGCGCCGGGCACGACGGGAACTCGCCGGCGCCGGCCCCGACCGCATCCGGATGCAGAGCACCTACCTGCACACCCCGGTCCTCGACGCGTTCGACGGCATCCTCAACACCCCGACCTCCACCATCGCCGGCGACCTCGGCGGGTAACGCGTACCCGAAGTCGGTGCGGCATCGTGACCGCCCGCCCGGCGGAACCGCCGAGCAGCGCCGCACCGGCGTCCGACGATCTCCGGGGCGAGGGGCAGGAGGGCTGTCCCCGGACCGAGGCCCCGAGAGGGCGGAGGCTCCGGTCATCCAGGTGGACGGCCTCTACCGGTGGCGCCACCCCATCACCCCGACGCGTCCCGGTGATGTCGCGTTCCGGATCCGGGCGTGGTTCGACCAGGTCGCGGAGCCGCTGCCGAGCGAGGTGCGCACGCCGCACGTCGGGACGCCGGCCGAGCCGACCCCGGTGAGCTGCCCGTGCCGCTTGAACTCCTGCCACCTCCCACCGCAGGACGTCGACCGGTTGCCGGTGGAGCCGGGGCAGCGGTTCTCCGTCGACCGGCCGGGCCGGATCTCCGGTCTAGTGTTCACGCGCGGCGCCTACCAGGGTGCCGTCACGGCCCGGCGGTCGGCGGGCACCCTCCCGTCAGCCGGTGGCGCAGGGTTGTCCGTTGAGGCTGTAGGCGGCGGGTTTGGCGGTGTTGCCGGTGTGGGTGGCCTGGTGGCCGATGCCGACCGGCGCGCCGGGGGCGATGGTGGCGTTGTAGGCGGTGTTGCGCGCGGTGACCTGCCCGCCCAGCCGCTGACCGGCGCGGTGCCCGTGTTGGTGATGGCGAGGTCGGCGGTCAGGCCGGTGTTCCAGGCGTTGACGGTGACCGCGACCCGGCACGTCCCACCCGGCCGGGGGTCGCTCGTGGTGGTGGGCCGGGTGTCCTGGAACTGGGTGAAGGACCTCCACACCTCGGCCGGGACCCACGTCCTGGTGCCGCTGTCACCGCCGGCGCCGTCCTGCGGCGCGGCGATGTGACCGCCGTCGAAGGCCGCCCACACGCCCGGGTAGGCGACGCATGGCACCGCCGTAGCTGAAGCCCACGGCGAAGCGCTGCGCGGTGTCCACGCACAGGGCCCCGTCGAGTTGCCCGACCAGGTCGTCGACGAAGGCGGTGCCCTCGCCGCCGTTGTCGGCCCAGCCGTTGTCGATGCCCTGGGGCGCGACGAAGATGGTGCTGTCGTCGGCCAACCGCGGCAGGCCGTAGCAGGACCACACGTCCCGCTGCACGGCCTGGCCGGTCGCCACGTCGGTGGTGGTGCCGCCCCACCAGTGGAAGCCGAACACCACCCGGTAGGGGCGGTTCCGGTCGTAGTCGTCGGGCAGCCGCAGGAGGTAGCCGCGGCTCTTGCCGCCGCTCCGGATCGTGTGGGTGCCGCTGGTCGGCGTCGGCGACCTGCCGCACCCGGCGCTCACCGCGGTGGTGCCCGCGTCGCCGGGCGTCGCGGCGAGGCCGCCGCTCAGCGCCGTGCCGCCGGTGGCCGGGACGGGGGTGATCGCGGCGAGGACGGGGCCGAGCGGGGGCCCGCGCTCCACAATGGTCCCTCCTCAGCCGTTCTTCCGCTGGTAGCGCTGGTGTGCGTTGTTGACCAGGTCCATGTACTGGTTCATGCCCTTGGCCTCCAGCTCCTTGACGTAGGCGTCCCATTCGGACAGGGGGCGCCGGCCGAGGATGAACTGGAGCGTGCCCTGGGTGGCGGCGTCCTTGAGCGGGGTCTCCCACAGGGTGGCCTGCTCGCGCTCGTCCGCGGTGAACGGGTGCGGCGGGGGCAGCGGGGTGACCGCCTTCCGCTTCATCGCCTGCTGGAAGGAGATCTCCTCGTCGGTGAACGTCGACTCCAGGAGGTCCGTGGTGCCGCCGTAGGCGAACACGCCGCCGTGGAAGCCGTAGTCCTTCTGGAGGTGCTGCGGCGCGCCGGTGTTCAGGCCCGCGAACGTGATCCCGGGTTTGAGGGTGCGCTTGCCCGAGGCGTCCTTGTCGTAGGTCGTGCCGGCCACGCCCCACTTGGCGAACTCCTGGCCCTCGTCGGAGTACCAGAGCCAGTCGACGAACTGCACCATCGCCACGAACTTGTCGCTCTCCAGCGCCTTGGCCGAGATCATCAGGCCGTTCTCCAGCCGGGAGATCGCGATGACCCCGCCCGCCGGACCGGCCGGCACGGTGATCTTGGCGATGGTCGCGCCGGGGATGTTCCTCAGCGCCGGGCGGTAGTCGTTGACCAGGTTCTGGGCGTTGGTGCTGATCGCGTAGGACTTGCCGTTGGCCAGCTTCTGGATGGCCGGCTCGTCCTTCTGCGTGAAGCTCTCCGGGTCCATCAGGCCCTCGGCGACGAGCTCGTGGAAGTACTCGACGAGCTGCTTCTGCTCCGGCGAGGAACCGGTGAAGACGAACCTGCCCTCGTCGGGCCGCCACTGCGTGTTCCGGTACTCCCACCCGGCGTGGGTGCCGAACGCCTGCGCGGCGTAGTTGAGGATGCTCTTGCCCTCGAAGCGGTCGGACAGCGGGTAGCCGTCCGGGTGCGCGGCCTTGATCGCCTTGAGGACGTCGTGGACCTCGTCCCAGGTCTCGGGCTCCGCCAGGCCCAGGCGCCGGAGTTCATCGGTGCGGAAGGCCAGCGTGTAGTCCGGCCACACCTCCTCGTGCACGCCCGGCAGCAGGTAGAACTTGCCGTCCTCCTGGCGCAGGGTGTTCAGCTCGGGCTGGAGCTTCCACTTCTCGATCTTGTCCTTGAAGTTCGGCATCAGGTCGAGGTAGTCGCTCACCGGCACGATCGCGCCCGAGGCCACGAACGCCTGCTCCTGACCCGGGTAGGTCTTGGAGATGATCCACGGCGCGTCGCCCGCGCCGACCACCAGGCTGCGCTTCTGCTCGTAGTCGCTCATCGGCACGACCGTCGGCTTGAGCGTGACGTTCGTGCGCTCCTTCAGCTCCTTCCAGAACAGCCAGTCGTCCTTGATCGGGTAGTTCGGGTGGTCGCTGTACAGCAGGCTGAACTCGACCGGCTCGGACGCCTTGAACTGCTGCCCGGCCCGGTAGTCGGCCATCGCGGCGACCTTCTTGCCGTCCAGGTCGACGGCTCCGCCCGTCCCGTCGTCACCGCACGCCGTCGCCCCCAGTGCCAGGCCGGTCGCGGCCAGTGCGAGGAGCGCTTGCTTCCTCATCGTGCTGTCACCTCACTCGGCTGCTACGAGGTGGTGCAGGTCAGTACCGGTGCCGGGTCCGGCGAGCCGGTCGCGGTGAACCCGAAGGTGGCGCTCGCCCCGGGGG
This portion of the Saccharothrix syringae genome encodes:
- a CDS encoding MMPL family transporter; this encodes MSAALRDGRAARVVAVVGRVCVRHRFVVIGAWVLLVLALVAGARVIGTPTDNDVSLPGTDAQLVRDLTASPEAPLTSGTVILVARDGRLDDEARSGVLAATAASLRGAEHVTSVKPPSARDGSLSGDGRTGWFAVGLDVRRAELTKAVARAVTEAARPAADAGLLVLPGGAFAQAVDGSGTTGDEYFGLVLAALVLFLALGGLVGAVLALLTSGLAVLATLETVGLAGNLTSMPAQASTLALMVGLGVGIDYSLFLLSRFRALARSGLAVPEAVERAAAESGAAVAFAGVTVAVALAGLGLTGVPLLRTLAWTCGIAVGFAVLAALTLLPALTSLAGGRLASGGALHTRLARRAGPGGHWARLADRVTRRPLAAGGVALVLLVLLAAPATDLRPGQLDAGSSPESTAVRQAHDAVSAAFGPGAGTPITVLGRLPTPVTGPDDPRLPPLVAAVRDQPGVAAVGPVTPFGDGRVVTVQVIASTSGGDPATADLVHRLRGRSVPGMTVHVGGNTAARVDLADRVGDRLPLVIGVVLLLSVAVLLAAFRAPLLALKAAVVDLVSIGAAYGVLTAVFTRGWGVTWIGLSGPVPVPSFVPLMLFALLFGLSMDYEVFLLSEVRRRWDLTGDNLRSVREGLVGTGGVITAAAAIMVGVFLAFVPNDDPTIKMFGVGMAVAIAVDATVVRCLLVPATMAVLGDLNWWAPGRGRVRAAEPG
- a CDS encoding alpha/beta hydrolase, with product MRDHPTGTAEQIVPANGIELCHETFGDPRHPVLLLVMGLGFQLVHWPDGFCRRLADRGFFVVRFDNRDAGRSTHLPGTDYALVDMAADAVGLLDALGADRAHVVGASMGGMIAQVMAAHHPSRVLSLASLMSTTGRRGKGRTSPRLIRHLFSRTARTEQQAVERRVRLFETVGSPGFEQDFEEIRRAAALSFRRDPDHRGGRRRQYRAVRAAGDRTDQLARVTAPTVVVHGTADLVCHHSGGEATAAAIGGARLVLVPGMGHDLPPGAWPTIVDAIVDNARRAR
- a CDS encoding TetR/AcrR family transcriptional regulator yields the protein MLDAVLAELAEHGYDGLTAEAVATRAGVHRATVYRRWGDVGGLLADVLDAAGDDDWQPPDTGSLHGDLAALNREIHDSLVAEPPVVAALIAASFRSEKAELAQRRLWEDRYRRCEAIVSRAVERAELPPRTNARRLLVAATAPLYHHLVLLHAPPDPELPDQAARTAVLAATAGAFAEPPP
- a CDS encoding CatB-related O-acetyltransferase, translated to MTPADPTVLHPVPGQPRVVLLKPLVTSPLIEVGEFSYYDDPDDPTAFETRNVLYHYGPERLVIGKFCALGEGVRFVMNGANHRMDGPSTFPFPIMGGSWAGHFDLVTGLPGRGDTVVGHDVWIGYRTMVMPGVRIGHGAIVASGSVVVDDVPDYGIVGGNPARLVRRRYDDADVARLVALAWWDWPLEHLTEHIRTVMSGSVDELEDAAPRR
- a CDS encoding erythromycin esterase family protein, producing the protein MSVPSPGSPFTDRLRDIIGDARVVATGEHSHFIDEFDSLRRRVPRFLVERRGFTAPAFEYGFAGGLPLDAWVRGEGADIPAAGGSPRSPRSPPTCAGSTRRCCRWSRRRRGSPSPATGTTTTSPRAAWKPLARATTDALGDDYFALGLTSTTGRTAEMRRDGGTPFGFAIDGTPPGPPEPGSVEAAFADAGLGLHIADLRRARRELAGAGPDRIRMQSTYLHTPVLDAFDGILNTPTSTIAGDLGG
- a CDS encoding ABC transporter substrate-binding protein, yielding MRKQALLALAATGLALGATACGDDGTGGAVDLDGKKVAAMADYRAGQQFKASEPVEFSLLYSDHPNYPIKDDWLFWKELKERTNVTLKPTVVPMSDYEQKRSLVVGAGDAPWIISKTYPGQEQAFVASGAIVPVSDYLDLMPNFKDKIEKWKLQPELNTLRQEDGKFYLLPGVHEEVWPDYTLAFRTDELRRLGLAEPETWDEVHDVLKAIKAAHPDGYPLSDRFEGKSILNYAAQAFGTHAGWEYRNTQWRPDEGRFVFTGSSPEQKQLVEYFHELVAEGLMDPESFTQKDEPAIQKLANGKSYAISTNAQNLVNDYRPALRNIPGATIAKITVPAGPAGGVIAISRLENGLMISAKALESDKFVAMVQFVDWLWYSDEGQEFAKWGVAGTTYDKDASGKRTLKPGITFAGLNTGAPQHLQKDYGFHGGVFAYGGTTDLLESTFTDEEISFQQAMKRKAVTPLPPPHPFTADEREQATLWETPLKDAATQGTLQFILGRRPLSEWDAYVKELEAKGMNQYMDLVNNAHQRYQRKNG